The following proteins are co-located in the Longimicrobium terrae genome:
- the proS gene encoding proline--tRNA ligase: MANEKALTAQAEDFSAWYNELVLKAELADYSPVRGCMVIRPYGYRLWELMRDRLDLRFKETGHQNAYFPLFIPQSFLEREAKHVEGFAKEAAIVTHTRLKTTDDGKLIPDPESKLEEPLIVRPTSETIIYEMFSKWVQSYRDLPLLYNQWANVVRWEMRTRLFLRTTEFLWQEGHTAHASHDEAEEESLRMLGVYREFMEEYLAMPVVVGEKSESERFAGALRTYTCEAMMGDNKALQNGTSHNLGQNFARQFELKFASEQGGEEYAWNTSWGVSTRMIGGLIMTHGDDAGLVMPPRVAPIQVVIVPIFRKDEERDLVLGKAREIVAALPGIRTHIDDRDKLTPGAKFFEWEMKGVPFRIEVGPKDIAKEQVVLARRIPEGEQRKEFLPEAEVIASLPQRLEDYQTFLLERARARREANSYRDVATYERFREIIDGDGGFVYAGWCGSAECEEKVKEETKATIRCLPFEEFRSPSAPSACLVCGQSAAHEAVWAKAY; the protein is encoded by the coding sequence ATGGCCAACGAAAAAGCACTGACCGCCCAGGCCGAGGACTTCAGTGCCTGGTACAATGAACTGGTGCTCAAGGCCGAGCTGGCCGACTACTCGCCGGTGCGCGGGTGCATGGTCATTCGCCCCTACGGCTACCGCCTGTGGGAGCTCATGCGCGACCGCCTGGACCTGCGCTTCAAGGAAACCGGGCACCAGAACGCGTACTTTCCGCTGTTCATCCCCCAGAGCTTTCTGGAGCGCGAGGCCAAGCACGTGGAAGGCTTCGCCAAGGAAGCCGCCATCGTCACGCACACGCGCCTCAAGACCACCGACGACGGCAAGCTGATCCCCGATCCGGAAAGCAAGCTCGAGGAGCCGCTGATCGTTCGCCCCACGTCGGAAACGATCATCTACGAGATGTTCAGCAAGTGGGTGCAGAGCTACCGCGACCTGCCGCTGCTGTACAACCAGTGGGCCAACGTCGTCCGGTGGGAGATGCGCACGCGCCTGTTCCTGCGCACCACCGAGTTCCTGTGGCAGGAGGGGCACACCGCCCACGCCAGCCACGACGAGGCGGAAGAGGAATCGCTGCGCATGCTGGGCGTGTACCGCGAGTTCATGGAAGAGTACCTGGCCATGCCCGTGGTCGTCGGTGAAAAGAGCGAGAGCGAGCGCTTTGCCGGCGCGCTGCGCACGTACACGTGCGAGGCCATGATGGGCGACAACAAGGCGCTGCAGAACGGCACCTCGCACAACCTGGGGCAGAACTTCGCCAGGCAGTTCGAGCTCAAGTTCGCCAGCGAGCAGGGCGGCGAGGAGTACGCCTGGAACACGTCGTGGGGCGTGAGCACGCGCATGATCGGCGGGCTCATCATGACGCACGGCGACGACGCGGGGCTGGTGATGCCGCCGCGCGTCGCGCCCATCCAGGTGGTCATCGTCCCCATCTTCCGCAAGGACGAGGAGCGCGACCTGGTGCTGGGCAAGGCGCGCGAGATCGTGGCCGCGCTTCCCGGCATCCGCACGCACATCGACGACCGCGACAAGCTTACGCCGGGCGCCAAGTTCTTTGAGTGGGAGATGAAGGGCGTTCCCTTCCGCATCGAAGTCGGCCCCAAGGACATCGCCAAGGAGCAGGTGGTGCTCGCGCGGCGCATTCCGGAAGGCGAGCAGCGCAAGGAGTTCCTTCCCGAGGCCGAGGTGATCGCCTCGCTGCCGCAGCGGCTGGAGGACTACCAGACCTTTTTGCTGGAGCGCGCCCGCGCGCGCCGCGAGGCCAACTCGTACCGCGACGTGGCGACGTACGAACGCTTCCGCGAGATCATCGACGGCGACGGCGGGTTTGTCTACGCTGGCTGGTGCGGCTCGGCGGAGTGCGAGGAAAAGGTCAAGGAAGAAACCAAGGCCACCATCCGCTGCCTGCCGTTCGAGGAGTTCCGCTCGCCGAGCGCGCCCTCCGCGTGCCTGGTCTGCGGCCAGTCCGCGGCGCACGAGGCGGTCTGGGCCAAGGCGTACTGA
- the lysA gene encoding diaminopimelate decarboxylase, producing MLQETGIPPLAAQAFPRSGGLLSCEQVPLTDLVSRWGTPLYVYSAGAIRERFAELDGALAPVPHLIAYSVKANGNLGVLRTLAAMGAGADIVSGGELHRALMAGIPADRIMFSGVGKTVHELAAGLNAGIKAFNVESEGELCALSDLACAMGMRAPVALRVNPDIDTPTPHAYTRTGHAATKFGIAAARARSLYNIAAKMPGIRVRGIDVHIGSQILEVGPFRQALEYVLDLAYHLRQSEVELEFLDLGGGLGISYEGGDRISAADWAAEIVPAVAETGLQLVVEPGRFLVGEAGALLTRVLYVKEGGGKRFVITDAGMNDLIRPSHYSGWHAVEPVEAAGRERGRVDVVGPICETGDFLALDREMEVPRPGELLAIMTVGAYGFSMSSQYNQRTRPAEVLVDGKEATLVRRRETLDDLVAAEIGL from the coding sequence GTGCTGCAGGAGACTGGGATTCCGCCGCTGGCCGCGCAGGCCTTTCCGCGATCCGGCGGGCTGCTGAGCTGTGAACAGGTTCCGCTCACGGATCTGGTAAGCCGGTGGGGCACGCCGCTGTACGTGTACAGCGCGGGCGCCATCCGCGAGCGGTTCGCGGAACTGGACGGGGCGCTGGCGCCGGTGCCGCACCTGATCGCGTATTCGGTCAAGGCGAACGGCAACCTGGGCGTGCTGCGCACCCTTGCCGCCATGGGCGCGGGCGCCGACATCGTCAGCGGCGGCGAGCTTCACCGCGCGCTGATGGCCGGCATTCCCGCGGACCGCATCATGTTCAGCGGGGTGGGCAAGACGGTGCACGAACTGGCCGCCGGCCTCAACGCCGGGATCAAGGCGTTCAACGTGGAAAGCGAGGGCGAGCTGTGCGCCCTCAGCGACCTCGCGTGCGCCATGGGAATGCGCGCGCCCGTGGCCCTGCGCGTAAATCCCGACATCGACACGCCCACGCCGCACGCCTACACCCGCACCGGCCACGCGGCGACCAAGTTCGGCATCGCGGCGGCCCGGGCGCGCTCGCTGTACAACATCGCCGCCAAGATGCCCGGCATCCGCGTGCGCGGCATCGACGTGCACATCGGCTCGCAGATTCTGGAAGTGGGCCCGTTCCGGCAGGCGCTGGAGTACGTGCTGGACCTTGCCTACCACCTGCGGCAGTCGGAGGTGGAGCTGGAGTTCCTGGACCTGGGCGGCGGGCTGGGGATCAGCTATGAGGGCGGCGACCGCATCTCCGCGGCGGACTGGGCGGCGGAGATCGTTCCGGCCGTGGCGGAAACGGGCTTGCAGCTCGTCGTGGAGCCCGGCCGCTTTCTGGTCGGCGAGGCGGGGGCGCTGCTCACCCGCGTGCTGTACGTCAAGGAAGGCGGCGGAAAGCGCTTCGTCATCACCGACGCGGGGATGAACGACCTCATCCGCCCCAGCCACTACTCCGGCTGGCACGCGGTGGAGCCGGTGGAAGCCGCCGGCCGCGAGCGCGGGCGGGTGGACGTGGTGGGCCCCATCTGCGAAACCGGCGACTTTCTGGCGCTGGACCGGGAGATGGAAGTGCCCCGGCCCGGCGAACTGCTGGCCATCATGACCGTGGGCGCGTACGGGTTTTCGATGAGCAGCCAGTACAACCAGCGCACGCGCCCGGCGGAGGTGCTGGTGGACGGCAAGGAGGCCACGCTCGTGCGCCGGCGCGAAACGCTGGACGACCTAGTCGCGGCGGAAATCGGGCTGTAG
- the hisS gene encoding histidine--tRNA ligase, giving the protein MSNSNFQALPGFRDFYPDDLAIRSHIMATWRDVARRYGFQEYDGPPLEPLELYTEKSGPEIVQQLYNFTDKGDREVAMRPEMTPTLARMAGARANGMRKPIKWFAVPQLFRYERAQRGRLREHFQLNLDILGEADVSADAELLAAAIDMLRAFGLTHEDFVARVSDRGLLRALLLHAGTPEDQLVLVYNIVDKLERETREAIAKRLRDEAGLAADAAERVLDIFRHTDFDAVREAYGETEGVGPEITRVGLLFTALRDMGLGDYVRFDLSIVRGLAYYTGTVFELFDTRGELRAICGGGRYDNLLKQIAGVDMPALGFGMGDVVLKELLTDRGLLPSTKHVVDYYLIVGTPAERPAMLALAHALRDQGHAVEYTLPEAGRNKQFKTASALGARHTVVIGPEEAAEGVALVREVGSGQERRVPLAEVGRP; this is encoded by the coding sequence ATGTCGAACTCGAATTTTCAGGCGCTGCCCGGATTCCGGGACTTCTATCCCGACGACCTCGCCATCCGCTCGCACATCATGGCGACGTGGCGGGACGTGGCGCGCCGCTACGGTTTTCAGGAATACGACGGGCCCCCGCTGGAGCCGCTGGAGCTCTACACGGAGAAGTCCGGGCCCGAGATCGTACAGCAGCTCTACAACTTCACGGACAAGGGCGACCGCGAAGTCGCCATGCGTCCCGAAATGACGCCCACGCTGGCGCGCATGGCTGGCGCACGCGCCAACGGCATGCGCAAGCCCATCAAGTGGTTCGCCGTGCCGCAGCTGTTCCGCTACGAGCGCGCCCAGCGCGGCCGCCTGCGCGAGCACTTTCAGCTGAACCTGGACATTCTGGGCGAGGCGGACGTGTCCGCGGACGCCGAGCTGCTCGCGGCCGCCATCGACATGCTGCGCGCGTTCGGGCTCACGCACGAGGATTTCGTGGCGCGCGTGTCCGATCGCGGGCTGCTGCGCGCGCTGCTGCTGCACGCCGGCACGCCCGAGGATCAGCTCGTCCTCGTATACAACATCGTCGACAAGCTGGAGCGGGAAACGCGCGAGGCCATAGCCAAGCGCTTGCGCGACGAAGCCGGGCTCGCCGCCGACGCGGCGGAGCGGGTGCTGGACATCTTTCGCCACACGGACTTCGACGCGGTGCGCGAGGCGTACGGTGAGACGGAGGGCGTGGGGCCGGAGATCACGCGCGTGGGGCTGCTGTTCACCGCGCTGCGCGACATGGGGCTGGGCGACTACGTGCGCTTCGACCTGTCCATCGTCCGCGGGCTGGCGTACTACACGGGGACGGTGTTCGAGCTGTTCGACACGCGCGGCGAGCTGCGCGCCATCTGCGGCGGCGGGCGGTACGACAACCTGCTCAAGCAGATCGCCGGGGTCGACATGCCCGCGCTGGGCTTCGGCATGGGTGACGTCGTGCTCAAGGAACTGCTGACGGACCGCGGGCTGCTTCCCTCGACGAAGCACGTCGTCGATTACTATCTGATCGTGGGGACGCCCGCCGAGCGCCCGGCCATGCTGGCGCTGGCCCACGCCCTGCGCGACCAGGGGCATGCGGTGGAATACACGCTTCCCGAGGCTGGCCGCAACAAGCAGTTCAAGACCGCGTCCGCGCTGGGCGCCCGGCACACCGTCGTCATCGGCCCGGAAGAGGCCGCGGAAGGCGTGGCGCTGGTGCGCGAGGTGGGAAGCGGGCAGGAGCGCCGCGTTCCGCTGGCCGAAGTCGGCCGACCGTGA
- a CDS encoding Uma2 family endonuclease, whose product MATQLRWMTADELLAMPNDGTRRELVDGELREMSPAGERHGDAAQNINRSLDAYVHARRLGRVRFEVGYVLESDPDTVRSPDVSFVQASRLSAGGPVPGYYRGAPDLAVEVVSPYDRYSDIWAKVRQYLAAGTPMVIVADPDTRMVFVCRPDHDPVNLTENDVLEGGDVVPGWTLPVRDIFA is encoded by the coding sequence ATGGCCACACAGCTTCGATGGATGACGGCGGACGAACTCCTGGCGATGCCGAATGACGGCACCCGCCGGGAGCTCGTGGACGGGGAGCTTCGCGAGATGAGTCCTGCAGGCGAACGGCACGGGGACGCGGCCCAGAACATCAACCGATCGCTGGACGCGTACGTGCATGCCCGCCGCCTGGGAAGAGTACGCTTTGAAGTCGGGTACGTGCTGGAGAGCGATCCGGACACCGTGCGTTCGCCTGACGTGTCGTTCGTGCAGGCAAGCCGCCTTTCCGCGGGCGGGCCGGTTCCCGGCTACTACCGCGGCGCCCCCGATCTCGCGGTCGAGGTGGTATCGCCCTACGACCGGTACAGCGACATCTGGGCGAAGGTGCGTCAGTATCTCGCCGCGGGAACCCCGATGGTCATCGTGGCGGACCCGGATACGAGGATGGTGTTCGTGTGCCGCCCGGACCATGATCCTGTGAACCTGACCGAAAACGACGTGCTGGAGGGCGGGGACGTGGTGCCGGGGTGGACGCTGCCGGTGCGCGACATCTTTGCCTGA
- a CDS encoding M1 family metallopeptidase, whose translation MQKIYRSMAVAVALAGVAGGAQAQQTAGMRPGVSDTSLFAPLQLWPSPSAVRLGSGAPGRAYWQNRADYNITAQLDTARKQLRGELRMRYKNNSPDTLHFVWMHLEQNAFKSNSLNSYYYPQGSRFGARGFEGGDVIDRLNQVVGTRTVPLRSRVNETVMKVDLAEPLAPGGTATFDIAWNFLIPEHGADRMGREGSLYELAQWYPRVAVYDDVRGWNTEPYLGQGEFYTEFGDYDFAVTLPAGYIVAGTGMLQNAQEVLTSAQRERLTRAARSATPVRIVTAEELRSGAARPRSTGTMTWRFRAQNVRDVAWAASPEYQWDASGWEGILAMAYYRPSAAANWQDAADQSRMSIQEYSERWFRYPWPQISAVEGPISGMEYPMLAMENRSEDVYDLYNVVTHEIGHNWFPMIVDSNERVHMWQDEGFNTFINTFAEARRYPDRGDQMARAAQERRIVERSLASPTAVPVETPPDRIPPAALGITAYYKPSVGLQMLRQEILGPEAFDDAFRTYIRRWAFKHPTPADFFRTMEDVGGRRLDWFWREWFLENTSFDQAVGRVQARSAEGGQQVTVTFANRQRGVLPVRARFTFSDGTTQNFDYPAEVWGTNQREYSRQYQFAGKTLTRVELDPEGRLVDVDRANNVWTAGS comes from the coding sequence ATGCAGAAAATCTATCGTTCGATGGCTGTGGCCGTCGCGCTGGCCGGTGTGGCCGGCGGCGCGCAGGCCCAGCAGACCGCGGGCATGCGCCCGGGCGTTTCCGACACCTCGCTGTTCGCGCCGCTGCAGCTGTGGCCCTCGCCCAGCGCCGTGCGCCTGGGCTCCGGCGCGCCCGGCCGCGCGTACTGGCAGAACCGCGCGGACTACAACATCACCGCCCAGCTGGACACCGCCCGCAAGCAGCTTCGCGGCGAGCTGCGCATGCGGTACAAGAACAACTCGCCCGACACGCTCCACTTCGTGTGGATGCACCTGGAGCAGAACGCGTTCAAGAGCAACTCGCTCAACTCGTACTACTACCCGCAGGGCTCCCGCTTCGGCGCGCGCGGCTTTGAGGGCGGCGACGTCATCGACCGGCTGAACCAGGTGGTGGGCACCCGCACCGTTCCGCTGCGTTCGCGCGTGAACGAGACGGTGATGAAGGTGGATCTGGCCGAGCCGCTGGCGCCCGGCGGCACGGCGACGTTCGACATCGCGTGGAACTTCCTGATCCCCGAGCACGGCGCCGACCGCATGGGCCGCGAAGGCTCGCTGTACGAGCTGGCGCAGTGGTACCCCCGCGTGGCCGTGTACGACGACGTGCGCGGATGGAACACCGAGCCGTACCTGGGACAGGGCGAGTTCTACACGGAGTTCGGCGACTACGACTTCGCCGTCACCCTTCCCGCCGGTTACATCGTGGCGGGGACGGGAATGCTGCAGAACGCGCAGGAGGTGCTGACTTCGGCGCAGCGCGAGCGGCTTACGCGCGCCGCGCGCTCCGCCACGCCCGTGCGCATCGTGACGGCTGAGGAACTGCGCAGCGGCGCCGCCCGCCCGCGCAGCACGGGGACCATGACGTGGCGCTTCCGCGCGCAGAACGTGCGCGACGTGGCGTGGGCCGCGTCTCCCGAGTACCAGTGGGACGCCAGCGGGTGGGAAGGCATCCTCGCGATGGCGTACTATCGCCCCAGCGCGGCGGCCAACTGGCAGGACGCGGCGGACCAGTCGCGCATGTCCATCCAGGAATACTCCGAGCGCTGGTTCCGCTACCCGTGGCCGCAGATCAGCGCGGTGGAAGGGCCCATCAGCGGCATGGAGTATCCCATGCTGGCGATGGAGAACCGCAGCGAGGACGTGTACGACCTGTACAACGTCGTCACCCACGAAATCGGCCACAACTGGTTCCCGATGATCGTGGACAGCAACGAGCGCGTGCACATGTGGCAGGATGAGGGCTTCAACACCTTCATCAACACCTTTGCCGAGGCGCGCCGCTACCCGGATCGCGGCGACCAGATGGCGCGCGCCGCGCAGGAGCGCCGCATCGTGGAGCGCTCGCTGGCCAGCCCCACCGCGGTTCCGGTGGAAACGCCGCCGGACCGCATTCCGCCCGCCGCGCTGGGGATTACGGCGTACTACAAGCCGTCGGTGGGCCTGCAGATGCTGCGGCAGGAGATTCTTGGGCCGGAGGCGTTTGACGACGCGTTCCGCACCTACATCCGCCGCTGGGCCTTCAAGCACCCCACTCCGGCGGACTTCTTCCGGACGATGGAAGACGTGGGCGGGCGGCGGCTGGACTGGTTCTGGCGCGAATGGTTCCTGGAGAACACCTCGTTCGACCAGGCGGTGGGCCGCGTGCAGGCGCGGTCGGCGGAAGGCGGCCAGCAGGTGACCGTCACGTTCGCCAACCGCCAGCGTGGGGTGCTGCCGGTGCGTGCCCGCTTCACCTTTTCGGACGGGACCACGCAGAACTTCGACTACCCGGCCGAGGTCTGGGGCACCAACCAGCGCGAGTACAGCCGCCAGTACCAGTTCGCGGGCAAGACGCTCACGCGCGTGGAACTAGATCCGGAAGGTCGCCTGGTGGACGTGGACCGCGCCAACAACGTGTGGACCGCGGGATCGTAA
- a CDS encoding DUF1624 domain-containing protein, with protein MAPASDRPARARVESVDVVRGVIMILMALDHTRDFFGGASINPTDLATTTAPLFMTRWITHFCAPVFCLLTGTGAYLARGRRTTPQLSRFLLTRGLWLVLLELTIARFLWQFNADYQVTIITVLWALGWSMVALALLVHFPTWVAGTVGCAMILLHNLADPVQAASFGSLAPLWNVLHSPGVLYAAPGRIVILAYPLIPWIGVMAAGYSLGAIFRLDAERRRTLLLRMGVALTASFIVLRLINIYGDPVPWSAQRTAGFTVLSFLNLTKYPPSLLFLLMTLGPALLLLRAMDGRTPPLLRPAFIIGKVPMFYYLAHILLLHVIALFFSYARYGTIRYMFESARPDQFPVTQPPGWANPLPVVYLLWITVVVLLYPLCRWYAARKASSGHPLLSYL; from the coding sequence ATGGCCCCAGCATCAGACCGTCCGGCTCGCGCGCGGGTGGAATCGGTGGACGTGGTTCGCGGGGTGATCATGATCCTGATGGCGCTGGACCACACGCGTGACTTCTTTGGCGGCGCGTCCATCAATCCCACCGACCTGGCGACCACCACCGCGCCGCTGTTCATGACGCGGTGGATCACGCACTTCTGCGCCCCGGTCTTCTGCCTGCTCACCGGCACGGGCGCGTACCTGGCGCGCGGACGACGGACGACGCCGCAGCTGTCCAGGTTTCTGCTCACGCGCGGTCTGTGGCTGGTGCTGCTGGAACTGACGATCGCGCGCTTTCTGTGGCAGTTCAACGCCGACTATCAGGTCACCATCATCACGGTGCTGTGGGCGCTCGGCTGGTCGATGGTGGCGCTGGCGCTGCTGGTGCACTTCCCGACATGGGTGGCCGGAACCGTGGGATGCGCGATGATCCTGCTGCACAACCTGGCCGACCCGGTTCAGGCCGCGTCGTTCGGCAGCCTCGCGCCGCTGTGGAACGTGCTGCACAGCCCGGGCGTGCTCTACGCCGCGCCGGGCCGCATCGTGATCCTCGCCTATCCGCTCATTCCGTGGATCGGCGTCATGGCCGCGGGCTACAGCCTGGGAGCCATCTTCCGGCTGGACGCCGAGCGGCGGCGGACACTGCTTCTGCGGATGGGGGTCGCGCTCACCGCGTCGTTCATTGTGCTGCGGCTGATCAACATCTACGGCGATCCGGTGCCCTGGTCGGCGCAGCGGACGGCGGGGTTCACGGTGCTCTCGTTCCTGAACCTGACCAAGTATCCGCCGTCCCTGCTGTTTCTGCTGATGACGCTGGGGCCCGCGCTTCTCCTGCTGCGCGCGATGGATGGGCGGACGCCGCCGCTCCTGCGCCCCGCGTTCATCATCGGCAAAGTGCCGATGTTCTACTATCTCGCGCACATCCTGCTGCTGCACGTGATCGCGCTGTTCTTTTCGTACGCGCGCTACGGCACCATCCGCTACATGTTCGAATCGGCGCGGCCAGACCAGTTCCCAGTCACGCAGCCGCCGGGGTGGGCCAATCCGCTGCCCGTCGTCTATCTGCTGTGGATCACGGTCGTTGTGCTGCTGTACCCGCTCTGCCGCTGGTACGCCGCGCGCAAGGCGAGCAGCGGCCATCCCCTGCTGAGCTATCTGTAG
- a CDS encoding Uma2 family endonuclease: protein MKSALEPVTARALLMMPEHDKRLELIRGVVHQRPHAVWAVGAASAGGLRALGAYVEPRGLGEVVARAGFWVERDPDTVLAPNFAFVSAQRLRALEDCGRNFYYPGPPDLAGEVTCKVDQPEEAEARVARWLAAGTRMVLLIDASRRTVAVHRPGCIPLHLTDDDVLEGGDVVPGWTLPVRDIFA, encoded by the coding sequence ATGAAGTCTGCGCTGGAGCCGGTCACCGCACGCGCGCTCTTGATGATGCCAGAGCACGACAAGCGCCTGGAACTGATTCGCGGCGTCGTGCATCAGCGGCCTCACGCGGTCTGGGCGGTGGGCGCCGCATCGGCGGGTGGGCTCCGCGCCCTGGGCGCATACGTGGAGCCGCGAGGACTGGGGGAAGTGGTCGCGCGCGCCGGATTCTGGGTGGAGCGCGATCCAGACACTGTTCTTGCGCCGAATTTCGCCTTCGTATCGGCCCAGCGACTGCGCGCGCTGGAGGATTGCGGGAGGAATTTCTACTATCCCGGCCCTCCCGACCTCGCGGGTGAAGTTACCTGCAAGGTCGATCAGCCTGAGGAAGCGGAGGCGAGAGTGGCGCGGTGGCTGGCGGCTGGCACCCGGATGGTGCTGCTGATCGATGCCTCTCGCCGGACCGTGGCCGTCCATCGACCCGGCTGCATCCCGCTGCATCTGACGGATGACGACGTGCTGGAGGGCGGAGACGTCGTGCCGGGGTGGACGCTGCCGGTGCGCGACATCTTCGCCTGA